In a single window of the Nilaparvata lugens isolate BPH chromosome 1, ASM1435652v1, whole genome shotgun sequence genome:
- the LOC120352639 gene encoding uncharacterized protein LOC120352639, whose amino-acid sequence MIDLMGFSNVSIFQRFPSINVMMQSKGKGCVSIALILTLTITTALQRDAKNVISDITLFYMIPLLAIQELKSPISWKPSGSWKKSLQLFLSLLSVLGLKHTTKKIPSGMKMVVSKCPYLARIHLPPLVIQGLKL is encoded by the exons ATGATCGATCTCATGGGATTTTCAAATGtgtcaatttttcaaagattccCATCAATCAACGTTATGATGCAATCAAAAGGAAAGGGTTGTGTTTCAATTGCCTTAATCCTTACACTGACAATCACAACTGCTCTTCAAAGAGATGCCAAAAATGTGATAAGCGACATCACACTGTTCTACATGATTCCTTTACTAGCAATTCAGGAG CTGAAGTCTCCAATCAGTTGGAAACCTTCTGGAAGCTGGAAGAAGTCTCTTCAGTTATTCCTGTCTCTCCTGAGTGTGCTAGGGTTGAAGCACACTACAAAGAAAATACCATCAGGCATGAAGATGGTCGTTTCCAAGTGTCCTTACCTCGCAAGGATTCATTTGCCACCCTTGGTCATTCAAGGACTCAAGCTATGA